The Anoxybacillus flavithermus genome has a segment encoding these proteins:
- a CDS encoding flagellar biosynthesis protein FlgN — translation MIDVMQKLLTFHRGLLQLAEQKTEAIKKGDVGTLQQMMMKEQKYVMAIRQLESERMTILSHLPEEERTVSRYAEQVEERERMKLLQLANELSDTIARLKEQNELNMQLLQQSLQFIHFTLDLMIPNEQDVTYDPKRTDELPPRSSFEAKT, via the coding sequence ATGATTGATGTGATGCAAAAGTTGCTGACGTTTCATCGTGGGTTATTGCAACTAGCAGAGCAAAAAACAGAAGCGATTAAAAAAGGCGATGTCGGTACGTTGCAGCAAATGATGATGAAGGAACAAAAATATGTGATGGCCATTCGCCAGCTAGAAAGCGAACGAATGACCATTCTGTCGCATTTACCCGAGGAAGAACGAACGGTGAGCCGATATGCTGAACAGGTGGAAGAAAGGGAACGAATGAAGCTTCTTCAACTAGCCAATGAACTAAGCGACACGATCGCGCGACTAAAAGAGCAAAACGAACTGAATATGCAACTACTGCAACAATCGCTCCAATTTATTCATTTCACATTAGATTTGATGATACCGAACGAGCAAGATGTGACGTATGACCCGAAGCGAACAGACGAATTGCCGCCACGGTCGTCATTTGAAGCGAAAACGTAA
- a CDS encoding flagellar hook-associated protein FlgK codes for MLSTFHGLETVRRGMTAQQQALYVTGHNIANANTPGYSRQRVNFEQTPPYPFASKNRPVIPGQMGTGVEGGTVQRMREEFLDVQYRGENMKYGYWHTRAEALYKMEEIMNEPSDEGLAKTLDRFWQSLQDLAVNPSNSGARSVVRQRGMAVAETFHYLSSSLKSIRDDIKNELDVTVKAVNSLARQLNDINKQISEVEVHGYLPNDLYDERNRLLDELSQYVNVKVTPVSSGGSSLKIAEGRFTVELVDRTGSTVIGTLVDGRLGQVNELQLSYQDNITKTGPIVGFSLGNTTFSTFERLKENGKIGALLYSYGYSEDGGTTTKGLYPEMLGDLNAMAKAFADEFNTVHSSGWSVTEIKNNATAKSAKPFFTYDSNDPAGTLDVAQIIKDSLDNIAASATGQIGDGSNAQALAEVKNGTMNIAGNTTTIQNFYESVIGQMAVNAQEAKRLSENSEVLRQSVDERRMAVSSVSLDEEMMNMMKFQHAYNASARMITMIDQMLDKIINNMGIVGR; via the coding sequence GTGCTTTCGACATTTCACGGATTAGAAACAGTAAGGCGCGGGATGACTGCCCAGCAGCAAGCACTGTATGTCACCGGTCATAATATCGCGAACGCCAACACGCCAGGTTATTCGCGCCAGCGCGTCAACTTTGAACAAACGCCACCGTATCCGTTTGCCTCGAAAAATCGCCCTGTCATTCCTGGACAAATGGGAACAGGTGTAGAAGGCGGCACGGTGCAACGGATGCGCGAAGAATTTTTAGATGTGCAATATCGCGGCGAAAATATGAAATACGGCTATTGGCATACGCGCGCCGAAGCATTGTATAAAATGGAAGAGATTATGAACGAGCCATCGGATGAAGGGCTGGCAAAAACGCTTGATCGCTTTTGGCAATCGCTTCAAGATTTAGCGGTAAACCCGTCAAACTCTGGCGCACGCTCGGTCGTTCGTCAGCGTGGCATGGCAGTCGCAGAGACGTTTCATTATTTATCAAGTTCACTAAAATCCATTCGTGACGATATAAAAAATGAACTTGATGTAACGGTTAAAGCCGTTAACTCATTAGCCCGTCAGCTTAATGATATAAACAAACAAATTAGTGAAGTCGAAGTACATGGGTATTTGCCGAACGATTTATATGATGAGCGCAATCGGCTGTTAGATGAGTTGTCGCAGTATGTAAATGTGAAAGTTACCCCTGTATCGAGCGGTGGCAGCTCCTTAAAAATTGCGGAAGGACGTTTTACGGTCGAGTTAGTGGATCGTACAGGAAGCACGGTGATTGGGACGCTTGTTGATGGGCGACTAGGACAAGTAAATGAACTTCAACTAAGCTATCAAGACAATATAACAAAAACAGGACCAATTGTTGGCTTCTCGCTCGGTAATACAACGTTTTCAACATTTGAACGTTTGAAGGAAAATGGAAAAATAGGCGCTCTCCTTTATTCGTATGGATATAGCGAAGATGGGGGTACAACGACGAAAGGATTATATCCTGAAATGTTAGGCGATTTAAATGCCATGGCGAAAGCGTTCGCGGATGAGTTTAATACCGTTCATTCAAGTGGATGGAGTGTAACGGAGATAAAAAATAATGCTACTGCAAAGAGTGCGAAGCCGTTTTTCACTTACGATTCAAATGATCCAGCTGGAACGTTAGATGTGGCACAAATTATTAAAGATTCGCTTGACAACATTGCCGCGTCAGCAACAGGTCAAATCGGTGACGGAAGTAATGCCCAAGCGCTCGCTGAAGTAAAAAACGGAACGATGAATATTGCAGGAAACACAACAACGATTCAAAACTTTTACGAAAGTGTAATTGGACAAATGGCAGTCAACGCGCAAGAAGCGAAACGGTTATCTGAAAATAGCGAAGTGCTTCGCCAATCGGTTGACGAACGGCGCATGGCGGTCAGTTCCGTATCGCTTGATGAAGAAATGATGAACATGATGAAATTCCAGCATGCGTATAACGCCTCTGCGCGTATGATTACAATGATCGATCAAATGTTGGATAAAATTATTAACAATATGGGCATCGTTGGAAGGTAG
- a CDS encoding flagellar hook-associated protein FlgL — MRVTQMMLANNTLRNVSKSYDKLGTYQQQLATGKKIHRPSEDPVVAMKGMHYRTSLTEIEQFQRNLSEAYTWMENSESALNHTTNVLQRARELVVQAKNGTLGPEDRQAIAREIEQLKKDLVQVANTKVAGKYIFNGTNIEQAPVADGTPPTVTNNNDDFMVEVAKGVKLKINVTPNNVFNQGLFDTLQQIENELANPTNSLDNLLSQLDTHINDVLAERAELGARVNRLELVEQRLSEQQLIAKRMISDNEDADIEKIITELKSQESVHRAALSVGARIIQPTLVDFLR; from the coding sequence ATGCGCGTCACACAAATGATGCTTGCGAACAATACGCTTCGCAACGTCAGTAAAAGCTATGACAAACTTGGTACGTATCAACAACAACTAGCAACGGGAAAAAAAATTCATCGCCCATCTGAAGATCCCGTTGTGGCGATGAAAGGAATGCATTATCGTACAAGTTTAACGGAAATCGAACAATTCCAGCGCAATTTATCAGAGGCGTATACGTGGATGGAAAATTCCGAGTCTGCGCTCAATCATACGACAAACGTGTTGCAGCGCGCTCGTGAGCTTGTCGTTCAGGCGAAAAACGGCACGCTCGGTCCAGAAGACCGCCAAGCGATCGCCCGCGAAATTGAACAGTTGAAAAAAGATTTAGTACAAGTTGCTAACACGAAAGTCGCAGGCAAATACATTTTCAACGGGACAAATATTGAACAAGCACCTGTGGCAGACGGGACACCACCAACTGTTACTAACAACAACGATGATTTTATGGTCGAAGTGGCGAAAGGAGTTAAACTAAAAATTAACGTTACCCCAAACAATGTATTTAATCAAGGGTTGTTCGATACGTTGCAGCAAATTGAAAACGAACTAGCCAATCCAACAAACAGTTTAGATAACTTGCTTTCTCAATTAGACACACATATAAACGACGTACTCGCGGAACGTGCGGAACTTGGTGCGCGCGTCAATCGTTTGGAGCTCGTGGAACAGCGTTTGTCGGAACAACAACTCATCGCCAAACGAATGATTTCTGATAACGAAGATGCAGACATTGAAAAAATTATTACAGAATTAAAGTCGCAAGAAAGTGTGCATCGCGCAGCACTTTCTGTCGGGGCGCGCATCATTCAGCCGACGCTCGTTGATTTTTTACGTTAA
- a CDS encoding flagellar assembly protein FliW, with protein sequence MNIETKYHGTVQLSQLALVSFENGLPGFEHEKQFALLPIHDSPFTILQSVQNKDVAFVMIEPFSYFPTYEIELDDITCEQLKIQKENDVALYVILTVAEPFTNTTANLQAPVVINVHERIGKQVILTNTPYKTKHRLFPETVEAK encoded by the coding sequence ATGAATATTGAAACGAAATATCACGGAACGGTTCAGCTTTCTCAGTTGGCGCTCGTTTCATTTGAAAACGGGCTACCGGGCTTTGAACATGAAAAACAATTTGCATTGTTGCCGATTCACGATTCGCCATTTACGATTTTACAATCGGTGCAAAATAAAGACGTGGCGTTTGTCATGATTGAGCCGTTTTCGTACTTCCCAACGTACGAAATCGAGCTAGACGATATAACGTGTGAGCAACTGAAAATACAAAAAGAAAACGATGTGGCGCTATACGTCATTTTAACGGTCGCAGAACCGTTTACAAATACGACAGCGAACTTACAAGCGCCTGTCGTCATTAACGTTCACGAACGAATTGGCAAACAAGTCATTTTAACAAATACACCGTATAAAACGAAACATCGACTTTTTCCAGAAACAGTTGAGGCGAAATAA
- a CDS encoding carbon storage regulator: MLVLTRKLKEAIQIGDDIEVVVLAIDGDQVKLGIRAPKHIDVHRKEIYLAIQQENNAASLASVNSLQQLSDQLKKGGRKQ; the protein is encoded by the coding sequence ATGCTTGTATTAACGCGCAAATTAAAAGAAGCGATTCAAATCGGTGATGATATCGAAGTTGTCGTTCTCGCCATCGATGGCGACCAAGTGAAGCTCGGCATTCGCGCACCGAAACATATTGACGTGCATCGAAAAGAAATATATCTCGCCATTCAACAAGAAAATAATGCCGCATCACTCGCCTCCGTCAATTCGCTTCAACAACTATCTGATCAATTAAAGAAAGGGGGGAGGAAACAATGA
- a CDS encoding flagellin, which produces MRINHNIAALNTYRQLTTGSANAAKSMEKLSSGLRINRAGDDAAGLSISEKMRGQIRGLEQASRNAQDGISLIQTAEGALNETHAILQRMRELAVQAANDTNTAEDRQAIQDEANQLAKDLNRIANNTEFNTQKLLTGTGGPNGDGSFAFQVGANQDQTITLTIADMTAGTGLGVATGDDEAANAIDISSDSATATAAITTINDAIKTVSAERSKLGAYQNRLEYSINNLNTSAENLTAAESRIRDVDYALAA; this is translated from the coding sequence ATGAGAATTAACCACAACATTGCGGCGTTAAATACGTATCGTCAATTGACTACTGGAAGTGCCAATGCTGCTAAGTCTATGGAGAAATTATCTTCTGGTCTTCGCATTAACCGTGCAGGTGACGATGCAGCAGGTCTTTCTATCTCTGAAAAAATGCGTGGACAAATTCGTGGATTAGAGCAAGCTTCACGTAATGCACAGGATGGCATTTCGTTAATTCAAACAGCTGAAGGGGCATTAAATGAGACACATGCGATTCTTCAACGTATGCGTGAATTAGCTGTACAAGCAGCAAATGATACAAACACGGCTGAAGATCGCCAAGCTATTCAAGATGAAGCAAATCAATTAGCTAAAGACTTAAACCGCATCGCAAACAACACAGAGTTCAACACACAAAAACTGTTAACGGGTACAGGTGGACCTAACGGAGATGGCTCTTTTGCATTCCAAGTTGGAGCGAATCAGGACCAAACAATTACTTTGACCATTGCTGATATGACAGCAGGGACAGGTCTTGGAGTTGCAACAGGGGACGATGAAGCGGCCAATGCGATTGACATCAGTAGCGACTCTGCAACTGCTACGGCTGCTATTACAACTATCAATGACGCAATAAAAACAGTTTCTGCTGAGCGCTCAAAGCTTGGTGCTTATCAAAATCGTCTAGAGTACTCTATTAATAACCTGAACACATCAGCAGAGAACTTAACAGCCGCAGAATCTCGTATTCGCGACGTAGATTATGCTTTAGCCGCATAA
- a CDS encoding flagellin — protein MAKEMMEFTKNNILSQAAQAMLAQSNQMPQGVLQLLR, from the coding sequence ATGGCGAAAGAAATGATGGAGTTTACGAAAAACAACATTCTTTCTCAAGCAGCACAAGCAATGTTGGCTCAATCCAATCAAATGCCACAAGGCGTATTACAGTTACTTCGATAA
- a CDS encoding flagellar biosynthesis protein FlaG (possibly involved in flagella export) has protein sequence MIERISSSLSSTYMYEKTAERPAEQPKQEQTTLQQMNAKQEEERISKEISKEKLEEVVKGMNEFLQPSHTSLKFAVHEDLKEYYVQLIDDRTKEVVREIPPKKLLDMYAAMMKFVGLIVDRKI, from the coding sequence ATGATTGAACGAATTTCTTCTTCTCTTTCTTCCACATATATGTATGAAAAAACGGCAGAGCGTCCAGCAGAACAACCAAAGCAAGAGCAAACCACTCTACAACAAATGAACGCAAAACAAGAAGAAGAGCGCATTTCAAAAGAAATTTCAAAAGAAAAGCTTGAAGAAGTTGTCAAAGGGATGAATGAGTTTTTGCAGCCGAGCCATACGTCGTTAAAATTTGCGGTACATGAAGATTTAAAAGAGTATTACGTCCAGCTCATTGACGATCGCACGAAAGAAGTCGTGCGTGAAATTCCGCCGAAAAAGCTGTTAGATATGTATGCGGCGATGATGAAGTTTGTTGGATTAATCGTCGATCGAAAAATTTAG
- a CDS encoding flagellar cap protein FliD, with translation MNNMRIGGLASGMDIDKIVGDLMKVERAPIDKLKQKKQLLEWQRDAYRDMNRLLNDLDKHIFDGVMRQSTFLQKKVTSSNENVVTATAVSSNANQTVEISNITQLATAARWTSGEIKNTSNNAVDVNASLASQFGAGVPTTLSFKVIKPGSTTEETVNISIDPSTDTLNSLINKLNGHATLGVRAFYDDFTKKMVITKNETGAGSSIEITAGEDFLQNQLKFQVQTIGTSPNQQYFLQQDAGTGQNAKFTINGLETERTSNTFTINGMTYTLKNTYAGTVTITSTTNTDSIFNSIKSFVDKYNETIDEINKKLKETRYRDYQPLTDEQREQLTEKQAEKWEEKAKSGILRGDSILSNALSNMRLALYRKVEAAPEGFQQLAQIGITTTPNYLEGGKLLIDEAKLRQKIEENPDGVYRLFSNNGEGNAKGIVLQLRDEIKKTIKSIEDKAGNTLKATNQYIIGKSILDIDTRISAAEDRLKQVEDRYWKQFSAMEKAVQRANSQSMYLMNAFGGGAQ, from the coding sequence ATGAATAATATGCGTATCGGTGGTTTAGCAAGTGGAATGGATATTGATAAAATCGTCGGGGATTTAATGAAAGTTGAACGTGCGCCGATCGATAAATTAAAACAAAAAAAGCAATTGCTTGAGTGGCAACGCGATGCATATCGCGATATGAATCGTTTGTTGAATGATTTGGATAAACATATTTTCGATGGCGTCATGCGCCAAAGCACATTTTTGCAAAAAAAAGTAACGAGTTCGAATGAAAACGTCGTCACAGCTACAGCGGTATCGTCCAATGCGAACCAAACGGTAGAAATAAGCAATATTACACAGTTGGCAACTGCAGCGAGATGGACGTCAGGTGAGATTAAGAATACGAGCAATAATGCGGTAGATGTAAATGCTTCTCTAGCTAGTCAATTTGGAGCAGGGGTGCCAACGACTTTATCATTTAAAGTTATAAAACCGGGAAGTACTACAGAGGAAACTGTTAATATTTCCATCGATCCAAGTACAGATACGCTAAATTCGCTAATTAACAAACTGAACGGACATGCGACGTTAGGGGTACGCGCATTTTACGATGATTTCACAAAAAAAATGGTTATTACTAAAAACGAAACAGGTGCAGGCTCATCGATTGAAATTACAGCTGGGGAAGACTTTCTACAAAACCAGCTAAAGTTTCAAGTGCAAACAATCGGTACATCACCTAATCAACAATATTTTCTACAACAAGATGCGGGAACAGGTCAAAACGCTAAATTCACAATTAACGGTCTTGAAACGGAGCGCACATCAAATACATTTACAATCAACGGTATGACATATACATTGAAAAACACGTACGCAGGAACGGTGACGATTACATCAACGACAAACACCGATTCGATTTTTAACTCGATTAAATCATTTGTTGATAAGTATAATGAAACGATCGATGAAATCAATAAAAAGCTAAAAGAAACGCGCTATCGTGACTATCAGCCGTTGACGGATGAACAACGTGAGCAGTTGACAGAAAAACAAGCGGAGAAGTGGGAGGAAAAAGCGAAAAGCGGCATTTTGCGCGGCGATTCGATTTTATCCAACGCCCTCTCAAACATGCGCCTAGCGCTTTATCGCAAAGTTGAAGCGGCACCGGAAGGATTTCAACAGCTTGCCCAAATCGGTATTACGACGACACCGAACTATTTAGAGGGCGGAAAGTTGCTTATTGACGAAGCGAAACTAAGGCAAAAAATCGAAGAAAATCCAGATGGTGTTTATCGTCTTTTTAGCAACAACGGTGAAGGAAATGCGAAGGGTATTGTCCTCCAGCTTCGCGATGAAATAAAAAAGACGATCAAAAGCATTGAAGATAAAGCAGGAAATACGTTAAAAGCAACGAATCAGTATATTATTGGAAAAAGCATTCTCGACATTGATACGCGCATTAGTGCGGCAGAAGATCGACTAAAACAAGTAGAAGACCGCTACTGGAAGCAGTTTTCAGCGATGGAAAAAGCGGTACAGCGTGCGAACTCGCAAAGCATGTATCTCATGAATGCTTTTGGCGGTGGAGCACAATAA
- a CDS encoding flagellar export chaperone FliS, producing MAINNPYQSYQTNAVQTASPGELTLMLYNGCLKFIAQAKKAIEDKDIEARNINLLKAQKIIQELMVTLNMEYEVAKSMMTMYDYIYRRLVEANIKSDMSILEEVEGYVKEFRDTWKQVIQMNRQRQYAQGGHV from the coding sequence ATGGCGATAAACAACCCATATCAATCATACCAAACGAATGCGGTGCAAACGGCGTCACCTGGGGAATTAACGCTTATGCTTTACAACGGTTGCTTGAAGTTTATTGCGCAAGCGAAAAAAGCGATCGAGGACAAAGATATTGAAGCGCGCAACATAAACTTATTAAAAGCGCAAAAAATTATTCAAGAGCTTATGGTCACGCTCAATATGGAATATGAAGTGGCAAAATCGATGATGACGATGTACGACTATATATATCGTCGTCTTGTTGAAGCAAATATTAAAAGCGATATGTCCATTTTAGAGGAAGTCGAAGGATACGTGAAAGAGTTTCGTGATACGTGGAAGCAAGTCATTCAAATGAATCGTCAGCGTCAATACGCGCAAGGCGGTCACGTGTAA
- a CDS encoding flagellar protein FliT — protein sequence MSVVSELLDITKAMVKLLREPIEKEKRDGVIEQVEQLLEKREQLLKLLPTVLTEEEKQMGKELLMLDREANALLQQLKQQIQQDLKQMKQTKEAAHRYHDLYEPLSIDGMFYDKRR from the coding sequence ATGAGCGTTGTGTCGGAACTTTTGGATATCACGAAAGCGATGGTAAAGTTGCTTCGTGAGCCGATCGAGAAAGAAAAGCGTGATGGCGTCATTGAACAAGTTGAACAACTGCTGGAGAAGCGTGAACAGCTCCTTAAGCTCCTTCCGACTGTATTAACGGAAGAAGAAAAACAAATGGGAAAAGAGCTGCTTATGCTTGATCGCGAGGCAAACGCTCTTCTCCAACAATTGAAGCAACAAATTCAACAAGATTTAAAGCAAATGAAACAAACGAAAGAGGCAGCTCATCGCTATCATGATTTGTATGAACCGTTATCCATTGACGGTATGTTTTATGATAAACGAAGGTAG
- a CDS encoding metal-dependent phosphohydrolase, with translation MRKVHIFEAKSGDVLAVDIYGPNGAVLLAKGVKLTDSYIRGLRENGIRHIYIHDIFTFDIEEKPMISPVVRQQAVKKVYETMTELIEEQKAVQRVSSLDLGQEYQKIFKEILDYLLSRENLLINLSDLVISKGYFFHHSVNVATIAGVIGLAKGYSSQQLLDLGVGALLFDIGMTQIPSALWGKKGPLSPEERRIVSHHTEFGFELLKKQNNVSPSSAYCALQHHERFDGSGYPHQAAGKYIHEFARIIAIADVFDALTSPRDHRQQHSPHEAAEYLCAAGNTLFDYELIKTFLKYVAIYPLGTNVVLNTGYRGVVSNIFPEYPLRPVVRILQNPNGEVLKSPFEIDLRKEVNVTIVEAF, from the coding sequence ATGCGCAAAGTGCACATATTTGAAGCAAAAAGCGGTGATGTGCTCGCCGTTGATATTTACGGACCGAACGGTGCAGTTTTGCTTGCAAAGGGAGTTAAACTGACCGACTCATACATTCGCGGATTGCGTGAAAACGGCATTCGTCATATTTATATTCACGACATTTTTACGTTTGATATTGAAGAAAAACCGATGATTAGCCCAGTCGTGCGACAACAAGCAGTAAAAAAAGTGTACGAAACGATGACAGAGCTAATCGAGGAACAAAAAGCTGTCCAGCGTGTATCCTCACTTGACCTCGGTCAAGAATATCAAAAAATATTTAAGGAAATTTTAGATTATTTATTAAGTCGTGAAAACTTGCTTATTAACTTATCTGATCTTGTTATTTCAAAAGGATATTTCTTTCACCACTCGGTTAACGTAGCAACGATCGCAGGTGTCATCGGATTGGCAAAAGGATACTCATCACAACAATTGCTCGATTTAGGGGTCGGGGCGCTTTTATTTGACATCGGCATGACACAAATCCCGAGTGCGCTTTGGGGCAAAAAAGGTCCGCTTAGCCCTGAAGAACGTCGAATCGTTTCTCATCATACCGAGTTTGGCTTTGAATTATTGAAAAAACAAAACAACGTTTCACCGTCATCCGCTTATTGTGCACTTCAACACCATGAGCGTTTTGATGGAAGCGGATATCCGCATCAAGCAGCCGGAAAATACATTCATGAATTTGCGCGCATTATCGCCATTGCTGACGTGTTCGATGCGCTCACTTCTCCGCGTGACCATCGCCAACAACATTCACCGCACGAAGCAGCTGAATATTTATGCGCAGCCGGCAATACGTTGTTTGACTATGAGCTCATTAAAACGTTTTTAAAATATGTTGCTATTTACCCGCTCGGCACAAACGTCGTATTAAACACAGGATACCGAGGTGTCGTCTCAAACATTTTCCCTGAATATCCGCTTCGCCCTGTCGTTCGCATTTTACAAAATCCAAACGGGGAAGTGCTGAAATCACCGTTTGAAATTGACTTACGAAAAGAAGTGAACGTCACGATTGTCGAAGCGTTTTAA
- a CDS encoding ribosomal subunit interface protein, with protein sequence MKYNIRGENIEVTQAIREYVEKKIGKLERYFESTEGVTVHVNLKVYNDKQAKIEVTIPMPQIVLRAEERHDDMYAAIDLVVDKLERQIRKHKTKVNRKMREKEANGVTLTAVAPVATEEHEEEEFEVVRTKRFSLKPMDSEEAILQMNMLGHNFYVFINAETNRTNVVYKRKDGKYGLIEAN encoded by the coding sequence ATGAAATACAACATTCGCGGAGAAAACATCGAGGTTACACAAGCGATTCGAGAGTATGTCGAGAAGAAAATCGGAAAATTAGAACGCTATTTTGAATCAACGGAAGGAGTAACGGTTCACGTTAATTTAAAAGTATATAACGATAAACAGGCGAAAATTGAAGTAACGATCCCAATGCCACAAATTGTGTTGCGTGCCGAAGAGCGTCATGATGATATGTATGCCGCCATCGATTTGGTCGTCGATAAACTCGAACGCCAAATTCGTAAACATAAAACAAAAGTAAATCGAAAAATGCGTGAAAAAGAAGCAAACGGCGTAACATTAACGGCAGTTGCTCCTGTCGCAACAGAAGAGCATGAGGAAGAGGAATTTGAAGTTGTACGTACGAAGCGCTTCAGCTTAAAACCGATGGATAGCGAAGAAGCGATTTTGCAAATGAATATGCTTGGCCATAACTTTTACGTCTTTATTAACGCGGAAACAAACCGTACGAACGTTGTTTACAAACGAAAAGACGGTAAATACGGCTTAATTGAAGCGAACTAA